A single genomic interval of Hydractinia symbiolongicarpus strain clone_291-10 chromosome 8, HSymV2.1, whole genome shotgun sequence harbors:
- the LOC130654956 gene encoding cytochrome P450 4V2-like has protein sequence MIGIILGTAAALVCSCIFLHISWKLYTSKLSFLPSPPSIPFVGHVLLLEHEPYKLFYQFQNFFNTYGDTFVIWIGYVPLIFSSNIDYVAEILSSKDMIKKSTLYWSLCEWLGTGLLTSYGSKWIKRRRLITPTFHFNILNDFMSIFMEHSKGLVESFKLECDTGQAIDVQVPISLAALDVICETAMGVKINSQQCTTSQYAKSVHSMNSHLQLRQRSPWLWPDFIYKQTSSGKSYYKDLNVLHDFTIDIINKRIKSRKILKESTSDQSNPRKKVFLDMLLDLYDEGEIDIDGIREEVDTFMFEGHDTISAGLSWILYLLGRHPEIQRKLHSEIDKVDASENLEKKILELKYLEGVIKEGLRLHPPVALFARMLEEDTVINNNVFPKRTELGVAVMALHHNENYWDEPEEFIPDRFLDDDILKRHPYCFVPFSAGYRNCIGQKFAMREEKILLFHVMSKFRLESIQEEDDVQHCFEIIHRSGNGLMIKFFSR, from the coding sequence ATGATTGGAATTATCTTAGGCACTGCAGCTGCATTGGTATGTTCATGCATATTCTTGCATATCTCTTGGAAGTTATACACATCTAAATTATCATTTCTACCAAGCCCGCCATCAATTCCATTCGTTGGCCACGTGTTACTTCTGGAACATGAACCTTACAAATTGTTTTACCAGTTTCAAAATTTCTTTAACACTTATGGTGACACGTTTGTTATATGGATTGGTTATGTGCCATTGATATTTTCTTCTAACATTGATTATGTTGCTGAGATACTAAGCAGTAAAGATATGATAAAGAAATCAACTTTATATTGGTCTCTTTGTGAATGGCTTGGTACTGGTTTGTTAACAAGTTATGGTAGTAAATGGATAAAAAGAAGGCGATTAATCACTCCAACctttcattttaatattttaaacgaTTTCATGAGCATATTTATGGAACATTCCAAAGGTTTAGTTGAAAGTTTTAAACTTGAATGTGACACAGGCCAAGCTATTGATGTACAAGTACCAATAAGTCTTGCTGCATTGGATGTGATTTGTGAAACAGCAATGGGAGTGAAAATTAATTCTCAACAGTGTACGACTTCCCAGTATGCAAAATCTGTACATTCTATGAACAGCCATTTACAGCTTCGACAGAGGTCTCCATGGTTGTGGCCAGATTTCATATATAAACAGACTTCTTCAGGAAAGAGTTATTACAAAGATCTTAATGTTTTGCATGATTTCACAATTGATATAATCAATAAACGTATCAAATcacgaaaaatattaaaagaatccACAAGTGACCAATCTAATCCTCGTAAAAAGGTTTTCCTTGACATGCTCCTAGATTTATATGATGAAGGTGAGATTGATATTGATGGAATACGTGAAGAAGTAGATACATTTATGTTTGAAGGACACGATACCATATCAGCTGGATTGAGTTGGATTCTTTACCTTCTGGGAAGACATCCtgaaatacaaagaaaattgcATTCCGAAATTGATAAGGTTGATGCATCAGAgaacttggaaaaaaaaattcttgagtTGAAGTATTTGGAAGGTGTTATTAAGGAAGGGCTTCGTTTGCATCCTCCGGTTGCTTTATTTGCACGCATGTTGGAAGAAGATACTGTGATTAACAACAATGTTTTTCCAAAACGAACAGAATTAGGTGTTGCAGTTATGGCTCTACACCATAATGAAAATTACTGGGATGAGCCTGAAGAATTCATACCTGATCGATTTCTTGATgatgatattttaaaaagacaTCCATATTGTTTCGTACCATTTTCTGCAGGCTATCGCAATTGCATTGGTCAAAAATTTGCAATGAGAGAGGAAAAGATTTTGTTGTTCCATGTCATGTCAAAGTTTCGTTTGGAATCAATTCAAGAAGAAGATGATGTACAGCATTGCTTTGAAATTATTCATAGGTCAGGTAATGGGTTGATGATTAAATTTTTCTCACGCTGA
- the LOC130653825 gene encoding uncharacterized protein LOC130653825 has product MINFPCGVCGKSVNSNHKAIQCDICKFWIHIKCNGLNADDYISLQNSDELWFCCKCINKILPFGSTTPPLVYDKSLSSMEMKRFLSQLNSIEINEVPHPETMGGVNCKYYDPIEFSALQVNSDKFSLFHMNIASLSKHIDELKILLGQLGHDFSVIGITETKFQTKIPPINCDLSGYSFTHTPTEGEKGGALLYIPNHLQFIERPDLDTLAYKSKELESKFIEIIRAKDRNMIVGCIYRHPSMSVDEFNNHFLLPLLEKASSDNKSIFLLGDFNIDLLKSETVKEVSDYIDITSQFNLLPHIILPTRVTEVSSTIIDNIYFSSAKWDTVSGNIISSISDHFPQFLVLKNLSAINPLHTSDDIFVHDWKKFHHNDFLTELHNKNWDDILQLNVDDPNLSFNNFYNCINSLLVNHAPLKKTCNKKRKKKSNPWITNGILTSIIKRDHLHKCFLREKDPLLKSSLLESFKKYRNKIVSLCRMSKSNFLNKYFSNNQKNIGNIWKGVKNIISVRSSVSASPTCMNINNSVVTDPVTIANSFNDYFASIADNIRMNIPFTRKHFSSFLKNSTSNSMFLSPTDDLEVLHCISSLDPGKSSGPFSIPAHILTLVKSELSIPLSKLINLSFTTGIFPTNLKTAKTIPIYKKGSKLELTNYRPISLLSNIDKIYEKIIYKRVYGFLEANNALYKHQFGFRKNYSTSQTLLNISQKIMDALDKGSYACGVFIDLQKAFDTVDHEILLKKLFHYGIRGTPLSLFKSYLTGRQQFVSINGNISTSNLIRF; this is encoded by the exons atgataaattttccgTGTGGTGTCTGTGGAAAGTCTGTTAATTCAAATCATAAGGCTATTCAGTGTGATATTTGTAAATTCTGGATTCATATTAAATGCAATGGTCTCAATGCTGATGATTATATATCTCTCCAAAACTCTGATGAACTTTGGTTCTGTtgtaaatgtatcaacaaaattcTCCCCTTTGGCTCAACAACTCCCCCCTTAGTTTATGACAAGAGTCTTTCCTCTATGGAAATGAAAAGGTTTCTCTCCCAGCTCAACTCTATTGAAATCAACGAGGTCCCCCATCCTGAAACCATGGGTGGTGTAAACTGCAAATATTACGATCCAATTGAATTCTCTGCCCTTCAAGTTAATTCTGATAAATTCTCCCTTTTTCATATGAATATCGCCTCTCTGTCTAAACATATTGATGAACTAAAGATTCTGTTAGGTCAACTTGGGCATGACTTCAGTGTTATTGGTATCACTGAGACCAAATTCCAGACTAAAATCCCACCTATTAACTGCGATCTATCGGGTTATTCCTTCACGCACACACCTACTGAAGGTGAAAAGGGTGGTGCTCTTTTGTACATCCCTAATCACTTGCAATTTATTGAACGTCCCGACCTGGATACTCTTGCATATAAAAGCAAGGAGCTTGAAtctaaattcattgaaattatacgggccaaagaTAGAAACATGATTGTTGGATGCATCTACAGACATCCCTCGATGTCTGTTGATGAGTTCaacaatcattttttattgcctCTTCTTGAGAAAGCGTCTTCAGATAACAAGTCTATCTTCCTCCTTGGAGACTTTAATATTGACCTTCTAAAGTCTGAAACAGTCAAAGAAGTGTCCGATTACATCGATATTACTTCGCAATTTAACTTACTCCCGCATATAATTCTTCCCACAAGAGTTACTGAAGTTTCTAGCACGATTattgataatatttattttagttcagCCAAGTGGGACACTGTGTCTGGTAATATTATAAGTTCAATATCTGACCATTTCCCTCAGTTCTTAGTCTTAAAAAACTTGTCTGCAATCAATCCTTTGCACACCTCTGATGATATATTTGTTCATGACTGGAAGAAATTTCATCACAATGACTTTCTCACCgaacttcacaataaaaattgggATGATATCCTACAATTGAATGTAGATGATCCCAACTTATCgtttaacaatttttacaatTGTATCAACAGTCTATTGGTCAATCATGCTcctctaaaaaaaacatgcaacaaaaaaagaaaaaaaaaatccaatcctTGGATTACTAATGGTATCCTTACCTCAATAATCAAAAGAGACCATCTGCATAAATGCTTTTTAAGAGAGAAAGATCCACTTTTAAAGTCTTCCTTGCTagagagttttaaaaagtaccGCAACAAAATTGTATCTCTATGTAGAATGAGTAAGAGTAATTTCCtcaataaatattttagcaataaccaaaaaaatattggcaaTATTTGGAAAggggttaaaaatattatttctgttcGTTCTTCTGTTTCTGCTTCTCCCACCTGTATGAACATTAATAACTCTGTTGTAACTGATCCAGTGACAATTGCTAATTCTTTTAATGATTACTTTGCTTCAATTGCAGATAACATCAGAATGAATATCCCGTTCACTCGAAAACATTTCTcctcttttctaaaaaattctacTTCTAATTCGATGTTTCTTTCACCAACTGATGATTTAGAAGTTCTGCATTGCATTTCTTCCCTTGACCCTGGTAAATCTTCTGGGCCATTCAGTATTCCTGCCCATATTTTAACTCTTGTTAAATCTGAATTATCTATACCACTTTCAAAACTTATTAATTTGTCTTTCACAACTGGTATTTTTCCTACAAACCTAAAAACTGCCAAGACCATccctatttataaaaaaggGTCCAAATTAGAATTAACAAATTACCGACCTATATCCTTACTctcaaatattgataaaatatatgaaaaaatcatATACAAACGAGTGTATGGTTTTCTCGAAGCAAACAACGCCCTCTACAAGCATCAATTTGGCTTTAGGAAAAATTACTCGACTTCTCAAACACTTCTGAACATCTCTCAAAAAATTATGGATGCTCTTGATAAAGGAAGTTATGCATGTGGAGTGTTCATTGATCTTCAAAAGGCTTTTGATACggttgatcatgaaattttgcttaaaaagctttttcactATGGAATTCGTGGTACCCCACTCTCACTATTTAAGTCTTACTTAACAGGACGTCAACAGTTTGTATCCATCAATGGAAATATATCAACTAGTAATCTTATCAG ATTCTGA
- the LOC130654957 gene encoding dnaJ homolog subfamily A member 4-like yields the protein MVKETKLYDILGVSPTSTPEEIKKAYRKLALKYHPDKNPDEPEKFKEISAAFEVLSDEKKRSVYDKYGDEGLKESGGGEFHSPFDIFDMFFGGGGRRRKPGEKAKGRDTVHQLKVSLEELYNGATRQLALQKNVICSGCNGIGGKEGSVQKCENCNGSGVEVKLRQIGPGMVQQIQQPCRECHQTGEKIREKDKCKKCHGKKVNKERKILECKVEKGMKDGQKIVFSEEGDQAPDIEPGDIVIILDEKDHDVFKRNKHDLHMTMEIELADALCGFSRTITTLDKRELLITSNPGEVIRPGELKCVMDEGMPVYRTIQKGRLVIDFKINFPKDKWLNNDKIPKLEKLLPPREKYVAADLSEEVHLSKIEDVPPSYHGGSYDDDDDDDRHGQGVQCQTS from the coding sequence ATGGTAAAAGAGACAAAACTTTATGACATTCTTGGAGTATCACCTACTTCAACTccagaagaaattaaaaaagcatatcGTAAGTTAGCTTTAAAATATCATCCTGATAAAAATCCTGATGAGcctgaaaaatttaaagaaatttctGCCGCATTTGAAGTTTTAAGTGATGAAAAGAAAAGATCAGTCTATGATAAGTATGGGGATGAAGGTTTAAAGGAAAGTGGAGGAGGTGAATTTCATTCTCCATTTGATATCTTTGACATGTTCTTTGGTGGCGGTGGCAGACGAAGAAAACCTGGTGAAAAGGCCAAAGGTCGAGACACAGTGCATCAACTAAAAGTAAGTTTAGAGGAGTTATATAATGGTGCAACACGTCAACTTGCTTTGCAAAAAAATGTCATATGTAGTGGATGTAATGGCATTGGTGGAAAAGAAGGATCTGTACAAAAGTGTGAAAATTGTAATGGAAGTGGTGTTGAAGTTAAACTAAGACAAATTGGTCCTGGTATGGTTCAACAAATTCAACAGCCTTGTCGAGAGTGCCATcaaactggtgaaaaaatacgaGAAaaagataaatgtaaaaaatgtcaTGGTAAGAAGGTAAATAAAGAGCGAAAAATATTGGAGTGCAAAGTTGAGAAGGGAATGAAGGATGGCCAAAAAATAGTATTCTCGGAGGAAGGTGACCAAGCACCAGACATTGAACCCGGAGACATAGTTATTATTCTTGATGAAAAAGACCACGATGTTTTTAAAAGGAATAAGCATGATCTGCACATGACCATGGAAATTGAATTAGCTGATGCATTATGTGGTTTTTCTAGAACAATTACTACGTTAGATAAGCGAGAGTTGCTTATAACCTCCAATCCAGGAGAAGTAATTCGACCCGGCGAGCTTAAATGTGTTATGGATGAAGGCATGCCTGTGTATAGAACAATACAGAAAGGCAGACTTgttattgattttaaaattaattttccgaAAGATAAATGGTTAAATAATGACAAAATTCCAAAGCTTGAAAAGCTATTGCCTCCACGTGAGAAATATGTTGCTGCTGACTTATCTGAAGAAGTGCATTTATCAAAAATTGAAGATGTGCCACCAAGTTACCATGGTGGGTCctatgatgatgacgatgatgatgacagACATGGACAAGGAGTACAATGTCAAACATCTTAA